Proteins from a genomic interval of Alteromonas macleodii ATCC 27126:
- the rpsL gene encoding 30S ribosomal protein S12, whose translation MATVNQLVRKPRRKPVEKSNVAALQACPQRRGVCTRVYTTTPKKPNSALRKVCRVRLTNGFEVSSYIGGEGHNLQEHSVVLIRGGRVKDLPGVRYHTVRGTLDCAGVNDRKQARSKYGAKKPKS comes from the coding sequence ATGGCAACAGTTAACCAGTTAGTGCGCAAGCCGCGTAGAAAGCCCGTTGAAAAAAGCAACGTAGCTGCTCTACAAGCTTGTCCACAAAGACGTGGTGTATGTACTCGTGTATATACTACTACGCCTAAGAAACCAAACTCTGCACTACGTAAAGTATGTCGTGTACGTCTAACTAACGGTTTTGAAGTTTCTTCATACATCGGTGGTGAAGGTCACAACCTACAAGAGCACAGTGTAGTACTTATCCGTGGTGGTCGTGTTAAAGATCTACCAGGTGTTCGTTATCACACAGTTCGCGGTACTCTTGACTGCGCAGGTGTAAACGATCGTAAACAAGCCCGTTCTAAGTACGGCGCGAAGAAGCCTAAGTCATAA
- the rpoC gene encoding DNA-directed RNA polymerase subunit beta', translated as MKDLLKFLKQQNKTEEFDNIRIGLSSPDMIRSWSFGEVKKPETINYRTFKPERDGLFCARIFGPVKDYECLCGKYKRLKHRGVICEKCGVEVTLTKVRRERMGHIELASPVAHIWFLKSLPSRIGLMLDMTLRDIERVLYFESYVVTEPGMTTLERSQLLNEEEYLDALEEHGDEFEAKMGAEAVFDLLTALDVDADVAAMREELPSINSETKRKKITKRLKLLESFQQSGNKPEWMIMTVLPVLPPDLRPLVPLDGGRFATSDLNDLYRRVINRNNRLKRLLDLAAPDIIVRNEKRMLQESVDALLDNGRRGRAITGSNKRPLKSLADMIKGKQGRFRQNLLGKRVDYSGRSVITVGPTLRLHQCGLPKKMALELFKPFIYGKLEGRGLATTIKAAKKLVEREAPEVWDVLDDVIREHPVLLNRAPTLHRLGIQAFEPTLIEGKAIQLHPLVCAAYNADFDGDQMAVHVPLTIEAQLEARALMMSTNNILSPANGEPIIVPSQDVVLGLYYLTRDKVNGLGEGMVFTSPNEAEKAYRTGNAELHSRVKVRITEYDIDEDGNKTEKVTLTDTTVGRAIFSLILPKGLPFEIINQAMGKKQISRLLNACYRTLGLKDTVIAADQIMYTGFHYAMIAGASVGIDDMVIPAAKKDIIDAAEAEVIEIQEQFQNGLVTAGERYNKVIDIWSNANEKVAKAMMDNLKTDIVINRDGEEEEQSSFNSVYMMADSGARGSAAQIRQLAGMRGLMAKPDGSIIETPITANFREGLNVLQYFISTHGARKGLGDTALKTANSGYLTRRLVDVAQDLVITNDDCGTFEGVQMTPLIEGGDVVEPLRERVLGRVVAEDVLKPGTNEVLVERNVLLDEALVDMLEANSVDQIMVRSVITCDNDFGVCAKCYGRDLARGHMVGSGESVGVIAAQSIGEPGTQLTMRTFHIGGAASRASAENSVQVKTAGSLKLHNAKFVRNSDGKVVIVSRSTELTVIDEQGREKERYKVPYGAVLSVDDGATIAAGDVVANWDPHSHPIITERAAKISFADIDDSNTEMQQDELTGLTRIVVKDLAKVNSKEPKLILESDEFGLQEIRLPSFTTIEAKEGKVANEGDVLARIPQESSKTRDITGGLPRVADLFEARKPKEPAILAEISGTIGFGKETKGKKRLVITPAEGDAYEEMIPKWRQLNVFEGEKVEKGEVIADGPESPHDILRLRGISAVANYIVNEVQEVYRLQGVKINDKHIEVVIRQMLRKCIITNPGDTQFLEGEQVEVSNVKVANREIEKHGKIPAQYETQLLGITKASLSTESFISAASFQETTRVLTEAAVQGKEDDLRGLKENVIVGRLIPAGTGFAYHERRAQRRKEQIEEMSVSAAEAEQALTEALNAGADEDTAE; from the coding sequence GTGAAAGACTTATTAAAGTTTCTAAAGCAACAAAACAAGACTGAAGAATTCGATAATATTCGAATCGGTCTGTCTTCACCTGACATGATCCGTTCATGGTCATTCGGTGAAGTTAAAAAGCCTGAAACAATTAACTACCGTACGTTCAAGCCTGAGCGTGACGGTCTGTTCTGTGCGCGTATCTTTGGTCCGGTTAAAGACTACGAGTGTCTTTGCGGTAAGTACAAGCGCCTTAAGCACCGTGGTGTTATCTGTGAGAAGTGTGGCGTTGAAGTTACACTGACTAAAGTACGTCGTGAGCGTATGGGTCACATCGAGCTAGCTAGCCCGGTAGCACACATCTGGTTCCTGAAATCACTTCCGTCTCGTATCGGCCTAATGCTAGATATGACACTTCGTGATATTGAACGTGTACTTTACTTTGAATCATACGTGGTTACAGAGCCAGGTATGACTACGCTTGAGCGCAGCCAACTTCTTAACGAAGAAGAATACTTGGATGCACTTGAAGAGCACGGTGATGAGTTTGAAGCGAAGATGGGTGCTGAAGCAGTATTCGATCTTCTTACAGCACTAGACGTAGACGCAGACGTTGCGGCTATGCGTGAAGAGCTGCCTTCAATCAACTCTGAAACTAAGCGTAAGAAAATTACTAAGCGTCTTAAGTTGCTTGAGTCATTCCAACAGTCTGGTAACAAGCCAGAGTGGATGATCATGACGGTTCTTCCGGTACTTCCACCAGATTTACGTCCTCTAGTACCACTAGATGGCGGCCGTTTTGCAACGTCTGACCTTAACGACCTATACCGTCGTGTTATTAACCGTAACAACCGTCTTAAGCGTCTTCTAGACCTAGCTGCTCCAGACATCATCGTACGCAACGAAAAGCGTATGCTTCAAGAGTCTGTAGATGCGCTTCTAGATAACGGACGTCGTGGTCGTGCGATTACCGGTTCTAACAAGCGTCCACTTAAGTCGCTTGCAGACATGATCAAAGGTAAGCAAGGTCGTTTCCGTCAAAACCTTCTTGGTAAGCGTGTTGACTACTCAGGCCGTTCTGTAATTACCGTTGGTCCTACGCTACGTCTTCACCAGTGTGGTCTTCCTAAGAAGATGGCACTTGAGCTATTTAAGCCGTTTATCTACGGTAAGCTTGAAGGTCGTGGTCTTGCGACAACAATTAAAGCAGCTAAGAAGCTTGTAGAGCGCGAAGCACCAGAGGTTTGGGACGTACTAGACGACGTTATCCGCGAACACCCGGTACTACTTAACCGTGCACCTACACTTCACCGTTTGGGTATCCAAGCATTCGAACCAACACTAATCGAAGGTAAAGCGATTCAGCTTCACCCGCTAGTGTGTGCGGCGTACAACGCCGACTTCGATGGTGACCAAATGGCGGTACACGTTCCGTTGACAATCGAAGCACAGCTAGAAGCACGTGCACTTATGATGTCAACGAACAACATTCTGTCACCTGCGAATGGTGAGCCAATCATCGTACCTTCACAGGACGTTGTATTGGGTCTTTATTACCTAACGCGTGACAAAGTAAACGGCTTAGGCGAAGGCATGGTATTCACCAGCCCGAATGAAGCAGAAAAAGCATACCGTACAGGTAATGCTGAGCTTCACTCTCGCGTTAAAGTACGTATTACTGAATATGACATCGATGAAGATGGCAACAAAACTGAGAAAGTAACGCTAACTGACACTACGGTTGGTCGTGCGATTTTCTCACTGATCCTTCCAAAGGGTCTGCCGTTTGAAATCATCAACCAAGCGATGGGCAAGAAGCAAATTTCAAGACTATTGAATGCTTGTTACCGTACGCTAGGTCTGAAAGATACAGTAATTGCTGCTGACCAAATCATGTATACCGGGTTCCACTACGCGATGATCGCGGGTGCGTCTGTTGGTATCGACGATATGGTTATCCCTGCTGCTAAGAAAGACATCATCGACGCAGCAGAAGCAGAAGTTATCGAAATTCAGGAACAGTTCCAAAACGGTCTTGTTACCGCGGGTGAGCGTTACAACAAAGTTATCGATATCTGGTCAAATGCCAACGAAAAAGTTGCTAAGGCCATGATGGATAACCTTAAGACTGACATCGTAATTAACCGCGATGGCGAAGAAGAAGAGCAATCATCATTTAACTCTGTTTACATGATGGCCGACTCGGGTGCTCGTGGTAGTGCCGCTCAGATTCGTCAGCTAGCTGGTATGCGTGGTCTGATGGCTAAGCCAGATGGCTCAATCATCGAAACCCCAATTACGGCGAACTTCCGTGAAGGTCTGAACGTACTACAGTACTTCATCTCAACTCACGGTGCTCGTAAAGGTCTTGGGGATACCGCACTTAAGACAGCGAACTCGGGTTACCTAACGCGTCGTCTAGTAGACGTTGCACAAGACTTGGTAATCACTAACGACGACTGTGGCACATTCGAAGGTGTTCAAATGACACCACTAATCGAAGGTGGTGACGTTGTTGAGCCACTACGCGAGCGTGTACTAGGCCGTGTGGTAGCAGAAGATGTACTTAAGCCAGGTACTAACGAAGTACTAGTTGAGCGGAACGTTCTTCTAGACGAAGCGTTAGTAGACATGCTTGAAGCTAACTCAGTTGACCAAATCATGGTTCGCTCGGTAATCACTTGTGACAACGACTTCGGTGTTTGTGCTAAGTGTTACGGTCGTGACCTTGCACGTGGTCACATGGTGGGTAGCGGTGAATCGGTTGGTGTTATTGCAGCACAGTCAATCGGTGAGCCAGGTACACAGCTTACCATGCGTACGTTCCACATCGGTGGTGCGGCATCAAGAGCATCTGCTGAGAACAGCGTACAAGTTAAGACTGCGGGTAGCCTTAAGCTACACAACGCGAAGTTCGTACGTAACTCTGACGGCAAAGTGGTTATCGTTTCTCGTTCAACAGAACTTACTGTTATCGACGAGCAAGGCCGTGAGAAAGAGCGCTATAAAGTACCTTACGGTGCTGTACTTAGCGTGGATGACGGTGCAACTATTGCAGCTGGCGACGTTGTTGCTAACTGGGATCCGCATAGTCACCCAATCATCACTGAACGTGCAGCTAAGATTAGCTTCGCTGACATTGATGACTCTAACACCGAAATGCAGCAAGACGAGCTTACTGGTCTAACCCGTATCGTTGTTAAAGACCTTGCGAAAGTAAACTCTAAAGAGCCTAAGCTAATTCTTGAAAGCGACGAGTTCGGTCTTCAAGAAATTCGTCTTCCAAGCTTCACAACCATCGAAGCGAAAGAAGGCAAAGTGGCTAACGAAGGTGACGTGCTAGCACGTATTCCTCAGGAAAGCTCGAAGACTCGTGATATCACGGGTGGTCTACCGCGCGTTGCGGACCTATTTGAAGCACGTAAGCCTAAAGAGCCTGCTATCCTTGCAGAAATCTCAGGTACTATCGGCTTCGGTAAAGAGACCAAAGGTAAGAAGCGTCTTGTAATTACACCTGCTGAGGGTGACGCGTACGAAGAGATGATTCCTAAGTGGCGTCAGCTTAACGTGTTCGAAGGTGAGAAAGTGGAAAAAGGCGAAGTTATCGCTGATGGTCCAGAGTCTCCACACGATATCCTACGTCTACGTGGTATCTCAGCTGTAGCAAACTACATCGTGAACGAAGTTCAGGAAGTTTACCGCCTACAGGGTGTTAAGATTAACGATAAGCACATTGAAGTAGTTATCCGTCAGATGCTACGCAAGTGCATTATCACTAATCCAGGCGATACGCAGTTCCTTGAAGGCGAACAGGTTGAAGTATCGAACGTTAAAGTGGCTAACCGTGAAATTGAAAAACACGGCAAGATCCCAGCGCAGTACGAAACACAGCTGCTTGGTATCACTAAAGCGTCACTGTCTACTGAGTCATTTATCTCAGCGGCATCGTTCCAAGAAACAACACGTGTTCTAACTGAAGCTGCGGTTCAAGGTAAAGAAGATGACCTACGCGGTCTGAAAGAAAACGTAATCGTTGGTCGACTAATTCCAGCGGGTACAGGTTTCGCTTACCACGAACGCCGTGCACAACGTCGCAAAGAGCAAATCGAAGAAATGTCAGTTTCTGCTGCTGAAGCAGAACAGGCACTAACCGAAGCGCTTAATGCTGGTGCAGACGAAGATACTGCCGAATAA
- the rpoB gene encoding DNA-directed RNA polymerase subunit beta, which translates to MVYSYSEKKRIRKDFGKRPQVLEIPYLLSIQLDSFKKFIEIDADAQYGLEAAFRSVFPIKSYSGSSELQYVSYRLGEPVFDVKECQIRGVTFSAPLRVKLRLVLFDKDAAPGTVKDIKEQEVYMGEIPLMTENGTFVINGTERVIVSQLHRSPGVFFDHDKGKTHSSGKVLYNARVIPYRGSWLDFEFDPKDNLFVRIDRRRKLPATIILRALEMTSEEILDTFFDKVSVRIDKDKLMMEVVPDRLRGETAAFDIIDGEGNVVVETGRRISARHTRALEKAGLTELEVPADYLIGRVYAATYVNEDTGEVIVSANDELTLENLAALSQAGIKEFETLYINELDHGSYISDTLRIDSSTNRLEALVEIYRMMRPGEPPTKDAAETLFDNLFFSDERYDLSSVGRMKFNRRLGREELIGAGTLDKEDIISVMKQLIMIRDGKDEVDDIDHLGNRRIRSVGEMAENQFRVGLVRVERAVKERLSLGDLDNVMPQDLINAKPISAAVKEFFGSSQLSQFMDQNNPLSEVTHKRRISALGPGGLTRERAGFEVRDVHPTHYGRLCPIETPEGLNFGLINSLASFARTNDFGFLETPFRRIVDGVVTDEIDYLSAIEEGQFAIAQANIALTEAGELVDDLIPCRHRGETTLMPKEDIKYMDVSPQQIVSIAASIIPFLEHDDANRALMGANMQRQAVPTLRADKPLVGTGMERTIAVDSGVTVVAKRGGVVDYVDASRIVIKVDEDEMLPGEAGIDIYNLTKYTRSNQNTCINQKPTCSVGDPIVAGDVLADGPSTDLGDLALGQNMRIAFMPWNGYNFEDSILISERVAQEDRFTTIHIQELSCIARDTKLGPEEISSDIPNVGESALSKLDESGVVYIGAEVKGGDILVGKVTPKGETQLTPEEKLLRAIFGEKASDVKDTSLRVPNSVHGTVIDVQVFTRDGVEKDKRALEIEDMQLRQVKKDLTDEFEILADGIFARAQTALLRAGVDQAKLDSLPREKWFEIALNSEDAQLELDQIADQHAEIKLDFDKKFEGKRRKITQGDDLAPGVLKIVKVYLAVKRHIQPGDKMAGRHGNKGVISTIQPVEDMPYDANGTPVDIVLNPLGVPSRMNIGQILETHLGMAAHGLGVKIDRMIKEQRELAELRDFLKKVYELGENHQEVDIDSFTDHEVRRLAENLRKGVPVATPVFDGARESEIKEMLKLADIPESGQIALFDGRTGREFERPVTVGYMYMLKLNHLVDDKMHARSTGSYSLVTQQPLGGKAQFGGQRFGEMEVWALEAYGAAYTLQEMLTVKSDDVNGRTKMYKNIVDGDHRMEPGMPESFNVLLKEIRSLGINIELEEK; encoded by the coding sequence ATGGTTTACTCTTATAGCGAAAAGAAACGTATCCGTAAGGATTTTGGCAAACGCCCACAGGTATTGGAAATTCCATACCTTCTTTCAATTCAGCTTGATTCTTTCAAAAAGTTTATTGAGATCGATGCAGATGCTCAATACGGTTTGGAAGCAGCATTTCGTTCCGTTTTTCCAATTAAAAGCTACTCAGGTAGTTCAGAGCTTCAGTATGTAAGCTACCGCCTGGGAGAGCCCGTTTTCGACGTTAAAGAATGTCAAATTCGCGGCGTAACTTTCTCTGCTCCGTTAAGAGTAAAACTACGGTTAGTGTTGTTCGATAAAGACGCTGCGCCAGGTACCGTAAAAGATATTAAAGAACAAGAAGTGTACATGGGCGAGATCCCGTTGATGACTGAGAACGGTACGTTCGTTATCAATGGTACAGAGCGTGTTATCGTGTCACAGCTACACCGTTCACCTGGTGTATTCTTTGATCACGACAAAGGTAAAACCCACTCGTCAGGTAAAGTGCTTTATAACGCACGTGTAATTCCTTACCGTGGTTCGTGGTTAGACTTCGAGTTTGACCCGAAAGATAACCTATTCGTACGTATCGACCGTCGTCGTAAGTTGCCTGCAACGATTATCTTACGCGCACTTGAAATGACGTCTGAAGAAATCCTAGATACTTTCTTCGACAAAGTAAGCGTACGTATCGACAAAGACAAACTAATGATGGAAGTGGTTCCAGATCGCCTACGTGGTGAGACGGCTGCTTTTGACATCATTGACGGTGAAGGCAACGTTGTTGTTGAAACGGGTCGTCGTATTTCTGCGCGCCACACGCGTGCACTAGAAAAAGCCGGTCTTACAGAACTTGAAGTTCCAGCCGATTACCTAATTGGCCGTGTTTACGCAGCTACTTATGTAAACGAAGACACAGGCGAAGTGATTGTAAGCGCGAACGACGAACTAACCCTTGAAAACCTAGCGGCACTTAGCCAAGCGGGCATCAAAGAGTTCGAAACGCTTTACATCAACGAGCTAGATCACGGTTCATACATTTCAGATACGCTACGTATCGATTCTTCAACTAACCGCCTTGAAGCACTAGTTGAAATTTACCGTATGATGCGTCCTGGTGAGCCACCAACAAAAGATGCAGCTGAAACCTTGTTCGATAACCTGTTCTTCTCTGATGAACGTTACGACTTGTCTTCTGTTGGCCGCATGAAGTTCAACCGCCGTCTTGGCCGTGAAGAACTTATTGGTGCTGGTACACTAGATAAAGAAGACATTATTTCTGTAATGAAGCAGCTAATAATGATTCGTGACGGTAAAGACGAAGTAGATGACATCGATCACCTAGGTAACCGTCGTATCCGTTCTGTAGGTGAAATGGCAGAGAACCAATTCCGCGTTGGTCTTGTACGTGTTGAGCGTGCAGTTAAAGAGCGTCTAAGCTTAGGCGACCTAGACAACGTGATGCCACAAGATCTTATTAACGCTAAGCCTATCTCGGCTGCGGTTAAAGAGTTCTTCGGTTCATCTCAGCTTTCTCAGTTCATGGACCAAAACAATCCGCTATCAGAAGTAACGCATAAGCGTCGTATTTCTGCATTAGGCCCGGGTGGTCTTACACGTGAACGTGCAGGCTTCGAAGTTCGAGACGTACACCCGACTCACTACGGTCGTCTATGTCCAATCGAAACGCCGGAAGGCCTGAACTTCGGTCTAATTAACTCATTGGCAAGCTTCGCGCGTACCAATGACTTCGGTTTCCTAGAAACGCCGTTCCGTCGCATTGTAGACGGTGTGGTAACAGACGAAATCGATTACTTATCTGCAATTGAAGAAGGTCAATTCGCAATCGCTCAGGCAAACATCGCGTTGACTGAAGCAGGCGAGTTGGTTGACGACCTAATTCCATGTCGTCACCGTGGTGAAACTACCTTGATGCCGAAAGAAGACATCAAGTACATGGACGTTTCACCTCAGCAAATCGTTTCAATTGCTGCAAGCATTATCCCATTCCTAGAGCACGATGATGCGAACCGTGCACTTATGGGTGCGAACATGCAACGTCAGGCAGTACCTACACTACGCGCTGATAAGCCGCTAGTTGGTACCGGTATGGAAAGAACTATCGCGGTTGACTCAGGTGTTACTGTAGTTGCTAAGCGCGGTGGTGTGGTTGATTACGTAGATGCCAGCCGTATCGTTATTAAAGTAGACGAAGATGAAATGCTTCCAGGTGAAGCAGGTATCGATATCTACAACCTGACTAAGTACACTCGTTCTAACCAAAACACGTGTATCAATCAGAAGCCTACTTGTAGTGTTGGTGACCCGATTGTTGCAGGCGACGTGCTAGCTGATGGTCCTTCAACAGACCTAGGTGACCTTGCACTTGGTCAGAACATGCGTATCGCGTTCATGCCGTGGAATGGTTACAACTTTGAGGATTCAATCCTTATTTCTGAGCGTGTAGCGCAGGAAGACCGTTTTACTACTATCCACATTCAAGAGCTTAGCTGTATCGCTCGTGATACTAAGCTTGGGCCAGAAGAAATTTCTTCTGATATCCCGAACGTGGGTGAATCTGCACTAAGCAAGCTTGATGAATCAGGTGTTGTTTACATTGGTGCGGAAGTGAAAGGCGGTGACATCCTTGTAGGTAAAGTAACGCCTAAAGGTGAAACGCAGCTTACGCCAGAAGAAAAACTACTACGTGCAATCTTCGGTGAGAAAGCGTCTGACGTTAAAGATACGTCTCTACGTGTACCTAACTCTGTTCACGGTACGGTAATCGACGTTCAAGTATTTACCCGTGACGGTGTAGAAAAAGACAAGCGTGCGCTAGAAATTGAAGATATGCAGCTACGTCAGGTTAAGAAAGACCTTACTGACGAGTTCGAAATTCTTGCAGACGGTATCTTTGCACGTGCACAAACTGCACTTCTACGTGCTGGTGTTGACCAAGCTAAGCTTGACAGCCTGCCGCGTGAAAAGTGGTTTGAAATCGCACTTAACAGTGAAGATGCACAGCTAGAGCTAGACCAAATCGCTGATCAGCATGCTGAAATCAAACTTGATTTCGATAAGAAGTTTGAAGGTAAGCGTCGCAAGATTACTCAAGGCGATGACCTAGCACCTGGCGTGCTTAAGATCGTTAAGGTTTACCTTGCGGTTAAACGTCACATCCAACCGGGTGATAAAATGGCCGGTCGTCACGGTAACAAAGGTGTTATCTCGACTATCCAGCCTGTAGAAGACATGCCATACGATGCTAACGGTACGCCGGTAGATATCGTTCTTAACCCACTAGGTGTACCGTCTCGTATGAACATCGGTCAGATCCTAGAAACGCACTTGGGTATGGCTGCACACGGTCTTGGTGTGAAGATTGATCGTATGATTAAAGAGCAGCGCGAGCTGGCTGAACTACGTGACTTCTTGAAGAAGGTGTACGAGCTTGGTGAGAATCACCAAGAAGTAGACATCGATAGCTTCACAGACCACGAAGTTCGTCGTCTAGCGGAAAACCTTCGTAAGGGTGTTCCAGTAGCAACACCTGTATTCGACGGTGCTCGTGAATCTGAAATCAAAGAAATGCTGAAGCTTGCTGATATTCCAGAAAGCGGTCAGATTGCTTTGTTTGACGGTCGTACCGGTCGCGAATTTGAGCGTCCAGTTACGGTTGGTTACATGTACATGCTGAAACTGAACCACTTAGTAGACGACAAAATGCACGCGCGTTCTACTGGTTCTTACAGCCTTGTTACACAGCAGCCTCTTGGTGGTAAAGCACAGTTCGGTGGTCAGCGCTTCGGTGAGATGGAAGTGTGGGCACTTGAAGCATACGGTGCAGCATATACCCTTCAAGAAATGCTTACCGTTAAGTCGGATGACGTTAACGGCCGTACCAAGATGTACAAGAACATCGTCGATGGCGACCATAGAATGGAACCTGGCATGCCAGAGTCATTCAACGTACTACTTAAAGAAATTCGCTCGTTGGGTATCAACATCGAGCTTGAAGAAAAGTAA